GCTCTGGAAAAAACGTATTTTAAGGAAAACCGGGAAGCCTTAAGGAAAACCGGCAGCCTTAAAGAAAATTGAGGCGCATTATAGCTAATCCCGGCGGCTTGTCATAAAGTTGCCGCTTTACGTCAGCAAGGAAATCCTCACCGTGATCGTGCTAAGTCGGCTTTTTGTTCACCCGGTCAAATCCATGCGCGGTATCCAGCTGTCGCAGGCGATGGTCAGCGCCAGCGGACTGGCGTTTGACCGCATGTTCATGATCACTGAACCCGATGGCACCTTCATTACCGCCCGCCAGTTTCCGCAACTGGTGCTGTTCACGCCGGCGCTGACCCACGATGGCGTGTTCCTGTCCGCGCCCGACGGCCAGACATACCTGGTGCGCGTCGACGATTTCGCCCCCGCCACCGCGCCAACCGAAGTCTGGGGCAACCATTTTCAAGCCCGGATCGCGCCGGAAGCGCTCAACCGCTGGCTGAGCGATTACCTGCAACGCCCGGTGCAGCTGCGCTGGCAGGGTCCGGAGCCGTCGCGCCGCGTTAAACGCCGCCCGGACATCCCGCTGGGGTTTGCCGACGGCTACCCTTTCCTGCTGATCAACGACACCTCATTCGACGATCTGCGCCGCCGTTGCAGCGCAGGCATCCGCATCGAGCAGTTTCGTCCTAACCTTACCGTCAGCGGCGCCGAAGCTTACGCCGAAGACAGCTGGCAGACCGTGCGGGTCGGCGAGGTGGTGTTCGATGTGGCGAAGCCCTGTAGCCGCTGCGTCCTGACCACGGTGAGCGTAGAGCGCGGACGTCGCCATCCGTCCGGTGAGCCGCTGGCGACATTGCAGCGATACCGCACGGCGGAAAACGGCGATGTGGATTTCGGCATGAACCTGATCGCCCGCAACAGCGGCATCATTCGCGCCGGCGACAGCGTCGAGATTTTGTCCACCAAACCGCCGCGGCCTTATGGCGCGGGTGCTACTACTGAAAGTTTGACGCCGCAAGCCAGCGCCGTCAAAGCGGTGCAGATCGCCTATCAGGGCCAGCGTTTTACCGGCAACAATCAGCAAATCCTGCTGGAACAGCTGGAACAACAGGGGATCCGCGTTCCCTACTCCTGCCGGGCCGGGTTATGCGGTTGCTGTCGACTGACGCTGACCGCTGGCGATGTGTCGCCGTTGAAAACCAGCGCGCGGGGCGAAGACGGGACGATTCTGGCGTGCAGCTGCATTCCGGCGGGGGATATTCAACTGGCCTGATAACCGCCTGTGACGCGGTGAAATAGTGGTGTGATGGAATAGTGGTGTGATGGAATAGTGGTGTGATGGAATAGCGGTATGATGGAATAGCGGTATGGTGGAATAGTGACGTAATGAACTGAATATATCGCTCCGCCGGGGTTCAGCCGGCGAAAGCGTAATGCGGCGATGTTTCGCCGTTCTTGTCCGCAATGGGACGCAGGCGGTCATGCATGATTTTGATGGCGTCGCCCAGTTGCATGGTCTTGCCGCTAAGCGCCAGTTGCCCCTGTGCCAGCACGCACAAACTGGCTTTATCCCCGGCTTCCACCACCATGAAATTCGCCGCTTCCTGGCGCTCATTCAGTTGCACGCTAACCTGATCGCCGGTTTGCGGTGATGAATGCGCCGCACCCTGAGCCGCAAAGTGCCAACTTTTCGGCATCATCGGTTTCAGGAAACGGTTAGCCACCAGCGCGTTCAGCACCAGCTCGGCCCGGGCTTCGGCGGGCAGCGCCAGCGCCTGACATTTCTCCTGATAGGTGAAAAACAGCGCGGCATCCTCCACACAGAACACGCTCGGCATAAAGGCATCCGGCGTCAGCATGGCGGAAGAGAAACGGGAACGGAATACCACGCCGTTGGCCAGATCGAGCATCAGGCGCGCCTGTTCGGTATCGAAATACCAACGCCAGCTATCGTCAGGGATTAATTTCATCGCATTACCTTTATGTATGCCCTACAAATTACAACGCACCGGCTGGCGCGACCGGATGAATCACCAGCGACTAACATCAATAAGCGGCTGGATGAATAAGAGCAACCAACACGCCGTGACCTGAAAAAAGATGGCGGGTATATATCCTTAGCGTATTCGCCGGGCAATACCGCTTTTAAAATAAGCCATCAGGCACGACTCTGACGTATTTTTACACAAACGATGAAAATATAGACCAGCGCGGCGGAGAAATAAACCCCCACGCTGGATATACCCGTCATACTTCAAGTTGCAGGTGTGTTGGCTGCGTTCGTTCACCCGAATCACTTACCTGAGTAAGCTCATCGGGATTAAATGAGAGACATCCTGTCTCTCACCGGAGGCCAGCCGTTGGCTGGTCAAATTCGTTCCCAACGAATTTGTCACTCTCTTGCCGCCTTCCTGCAACTCGAATTATTTAGGGTATAACAGGAATGAAAAAATCAAATATGGGTAACGATATCTTTAATCAGACGCGGTCCGCGATAAATAAATCCGCTGTAAATCTGAACCAGCGTCGCCCCGGCGGCTAATTTTTCTCTGGCGGCGACTACCGAATCAATTCCGCCTACGCCGATAATCGGTAACCGCCCCTGCAATTCCTGCGACAGACGACGAATGACTTCGGTGCTGCGCGACTGCAACGGACGCCCGCTTAATCCGCCGGTTTGCCCGCAATGATTCAACCCCTGGATCAATTGACGATCCAACGTGGTATTGGTAGCGATCACGCCGTCGATATTATGGCGCACCAGACTGTCGGCAATTTGGATCAATTCTTCTTCAGAAAGATCCGGCGCAATTTTTACCGCGACCGGTACATATTTTTGATAGCGGGTATGCAGCTCAGTCTGTTTATTTTTTACAGCCTGTAACAAATCATCCAGCGCATCGCCATATTGCAGCGTCCGTAATCCCGGCGTATTGGGAGAAGAAATATTGATGGCAATATAACCGGCGTGGGAATAGACCTTATCCATACAAATCAGATAATCGTCTTTTCCCTGTTCCACCGGCGTGTCTTTATTTTTACCGATATTGATGCCGAGCACGCCGCCAAAACGCGACTGTTTGACATTCTCCACCAGATTATCCACCCCGCGATTGTTGAAGCCCATACGGTTGATCAGCCCTTCGGCCTCCACCACCCGGAACAAACGCGGCTTGTCATTGCCCGGCTGCGGACGCGGCGTGACGGTGCCCACTTCAATAAAGCCGAACCCCATGGCGCCGAGCGCATCGATACACTCGCCGTCCTTATCCAGCCCGGCGGCCAGCCCCAGCGGATTGCGGAACGACAGCCCCATGCAGGTCACCGGCTTGGTGGGAACCGACTGACGAACCAGCCATTCAAACGGGGTGTGGGTAATGCGGCGCAACTGATGCAGGGTAAACTCGTGCGCCTGTTCAGGGTCGAGCTGGAATAACGCTTTACGGATGAGGGGATACATGACTTCTCCTGGATTCCCGGTTACAAACCGGGGGCGTATTATCGTCCATCGTCAGGCGAAAGGGAATTGACCTGGGCCAAAAAACGCCGCGACGACGCAATCGTTTTCCTTTATACGCCGGCCATTGCGGATTTTTTATTCGTTTTTTCGCTTTCCATTCCACAATAAATCATTTTTCTAACCTCCGCCGGCTCTGCCAGACTAACCAAACGGTTATTAAATTGTGAAAAACGATACCATTTGGTTATACCCAAAATAATTCGAGTTGCAGGACAAAACGCGTGGCGTTTTGAACAACGCAACGCGTTGGCCCTTAAGGGCAAGACTCATAATGAGTCTTGTAACGCGGCGACGCAGCGAATCCCCAGGAGCTTACATCAGTAAGTGACTGGGGTGAGTGACAAATCTGCCGGGAGCAGAGTTGAACGCAGCTCGCTGCGACCCTAAAAGGGCGAGGCCCAGGGATGGGCCGAGTAAGAAAGCCAACGCATCTGCAACTTGAAGTATGACGGGTATATAAGGAGTCACTATGCGCGTTATAACGCTGGCAGGCAGCCCACGTTACCCTTCCCGTTCAACCGCTTTATTGCATCACGCCGGAAAATGGCTGGAAGCCAAAGGCGCCGAGGTGTTGCCGTGGCACCTGCACAACTTTCCGCCGGAAGACCTGCTCAATGCCCGCTTCGACAGCCCGGCGCTGCAAACCCTGAACGAGCAACTCGCCAGCGCCGACGGCCTACTGGTCGCCACCCCGATTTACAAAGCGTCGTTTTCCGGCGGTCTGAAAGCCCTGCTGGACGTGCTGCCGGAACGGGCGCTGGAACACAAAGTGGTGCTGCCGCTGTCCACCGCCGGTTCCGTCGCCCACATGCTGGCGGTGGATTACAGCCTTAAACCGGTGCTGAACGCCCTGAAAGCACAGGAAATCCTGCAGGGCGTATTCGCGGATGACAGCCAGATCAGCCACTACGACCGTACCCCGATCTTTACCGATGCGCTGGAAGCCCGTCTGCAAGACGCCTTGAATATCTTCTTTCAGGCGTTGATTCGCCGTCAACCCGAACCCTTTCGCCACAGCGCCTGACCCTCTTTTTCATATAAGGAAAGAATGCTTATGCTGTCCCGGATTAAACAAGCCGCCCTGACACTGCTGTTCTCTGGCGCACTCGGCGTATCCGCCCTCGCCCATGCGGCCAGCGACCCAGAACAGTTGCGCATCGGTTTTCAGAAAGGCTCGGTCAGTCTGGTGCTGGCTAAAACCCACCAACTGCTGGAAAAGCAGTTCCCGCATACCAAAATCAGCTGGATTGAATTCCCGGCCGGGCCGCAAATGCTGGAAGCGCTCAACATCGGCAGCATTGATGTCGGCAGTACCGGCGATATCCCGCCGCTCTTCGCACAGGCCGCCGGCGCCGATCTGGTCTACATCGGCGTTGAACCACCCAAGCCTAAAGCCGAGGTGATTCTGGTTCGGGACGATAGCCCGATCAAAACCGTCGCCGACCTGAAAGGCCGCAAGGTAGCGTTCCAGAAAGGCTCCAGCTCTCACAATCTGCTGCTGCGCAACCTGCAAAAAGCGGGGCTGACCTTCGCCGATATCCAGCCGGCCTACCTGACGCCGGCCGATGCCCGCGCCGCGTTCCAGCAGGGTAACGTCGACGCCTGGACCATCTGGGATCCTTACTACTCCGCCGCGCTGCTGCAAGGCGGCGTGCGGGTACTGGCCGACGGCACCGATCTGAACCTGACCGGTTCGTTTTATCTGGCCTCCCGCCGTTACGCCGAGCAACACGGCGTTTTTCTACAACAGTTACTCAACACCCTAACCCAGGCCGACGCCCTGACCATCAACCAGCGTTCGCAGAGCGTTACGCTGCTGGCCAACGCGATGGGGTTGCCGGAAGCCGTTATCAGCACCTATTTCGACCATCGTCCGCTGACGGTGATCAAACCGGTGGATGAACGCACGCTACAGGCGCAGCAGCACACCGCCGACCTGTTTTACGAAAACCGCCTGATTCCTACCAGGCTGGACATCGCCAGCCGTATCTGGCGCGCCCCGGCAGCACACTAATCCTGCCTGATTTCACGGAGACGATGACAATGAGTCTGAATATTTTCTGGTTCCTGCCTACTCACGGCGACGGACACTACTTTGGCAAAGGCGAAAACGCCCGCCCGGTTGATTACGGTTACCTGCAACAGATCGCCCAGGCGGCGGACCGACTGGGTTTCGGCGGCGTGCTGATCCCTACCGGCCGCTCCTGCGAAGATTCCTGGCTGGTGGCCTCGTCGTTGATCCCGGTCACCCAGCGCCTGCGTTTTCTGGTGGCGCTGCGCCCCGGCATCATTTCGCCGACGCTGGCCGCCCGTCAGGCCGCCACGCTGGACCGGCTGTCCAACGGCCGGGCGTTGTTCAATCTGGTTACCGGCGGCGACCCGGACGAGCTGGCCGCCGAAGGGCTGTTCCTCGATCATGCGGAACGCTATGAAGCGTCCGCCGAATTTACCCGCATCTGGCGGCGGGTGCTGGAGGGCGAAACCGTCGATTACGACGGCAAGCATATTCAGGTGAAAGGCGCCAAACTGCACTACCCGCCGGTGCAACAGCCGCGCCCGCCGCTCTACTTCGGCGGCTCGTCCGACGCAGCGCTGGATCTGGCCGCCGAACAGGTAGAACTTTACCTCACCTGGGGCGAGCCACCGGCGCAGGTGAAAGAAAAGCTGGATCGCGTGCGGGCCAAAGCCGCCGCACAGGGGCGCAGCGTACGTTTCGGCATCCGCCTGCACGTGATTGTGCGCGAAACCAATGAAGAGGCCTGGCAGGCCGCCAACCGCCTGATTTCCCGGCTGGACGACGACACCATCGCCCAGGCGCA
The DNA window shown above is from Dickeya dadantii NCPPB 898 and carries:
- a CDS encoding sulfonate ABC transporter substrate-binding protein, with the protein product MLSRIKQAALTLLFSGALGVSALAHAASDPEQLRIGFQKGSVSLVLAKTHQLLEKQFPHTKISWIEFPAGPQMLEALNIGSIDVGSTGDIPPLFAQAAGADLVYIGVEPPKPKAEVILVRDDSPIKTVADLKGRKVAFQKGSSSHNLLLRNLQKAGLTFADIQPAYLTPADARAAFQQGNVDAWTIWDPYYSAALLQGGVRVLADGTDLNLTGSFYLASRRYAEQHGVFLQQLLNTLTQADALTINQRSQSVTLLANAMGLPEAVISTYFDHRPLTVIKPVDERTLQAQQHTADLFYENRLIPTRLDIASRIWRAPAAH
- the ssuE gene encoding NADPH-dependent FMN reductase, with product MRVITLAGSPRYPSRSTALLHHAGKWLEAKGAEVLPWHLHNFPPEDLLNARFDSPALQTLNEQLASADGLLVATPIYKASFSGGLKALLDVLPERALEHKVVLPLSTAGSVAHMLAVDYSLKPVLNALKAQEILQGVFADDSQISHYDRTPIFTDALEARLQDALNIFFQALIRRQPEPFRHSA
- the ssuD gene encoding FMNH2-dependent alkanesulfonate monooxygenase yields the protein MSLNIFWFLPTHGDGHYFGKGENARPVDYGYLQQIAQAADRLGFGGVLIPTGRSCEDSWLVASSLIPVTQRLRFLVALRPGIISPTLAARQAATLDRLSNGRALFNLVTGGDPDELAAEGLFLDHAERYEASAEFTRIWRRVLEGETVDYDGKHIQVKGAKLHYPPVQQPRPPLYFGGSSDAALDLAAEQVELYLTWGEPPAQVKEKLDRVRAKAAAQGRSVRFGIRLHVIVRETNEEAWQAANRLISRLDDDTIAQAQASLKRFDSVGQQRMVALHGGRRDKLEISPNLWAGIGLVRGGAGTALVGDPQTVAQRIQEYASLGIDTFVLSGYPHLEEAYKVGELLFPHLDVAVPDVPQPQPLRSQGEIVGNEFVPLLKAAQS
- a CDS encoding cell division protein ZapC: MKLIPDDSWRWYFDTEQARLMLDLANGVVFRSRFSSAMLTPDAFMPSVFCVEDAALFFTYQEKCQALALPAEARAELVLNALVANRFLKPMMPKSWHFAAQGAAHSSPQTGDQVSVQLNERQEAANFMVVEAGDKASLCVLAQGQLALSGKTMQLGDAIKIMHDRLRPIADKNGETSPHYAFAG
- the pyrD gene encoding quinone-dependent dihydroorotate dehydrogenase, coding for MYPLIRKALFQLDPEQAHEFTLHQLRRITHTPFEWLVRQSVPTKPVTCMGLSFRNPLGLAAGLDKDGECIDALGAMGFGFIEVGTVTPRPQPGNDKPRLFRVVEAEGLINRMGFNNRGVDNLVENVKQSRFGGVLGINIGKNKDTPVEQGKDDYLICMDKVYSHAGYIAINISSPNTPGLRTLQYGDALDDLLQAVKNKQTELHTRYQKYVPVAVKIAPDLSEEELIQIADSLVRHNIDGVIATNTTLDRQLIQGLNHCGQTGGLSGRPLQSRSTEVIRRLSQELQGRLPIIGVGGIDSVVAAREKLAAGATLVQIYSGFIYRGPRLIKDIVTHI
- a CDS encoding YcbX family protein, with amino-acid sequence MIVLSRLFVHPVKSMRGIQLSQAMVSASGLAFDRMFMITEPDGTFITARQFPQLVLFTPALTHDGVFLSAPDGQTYLVRVDDFAPATAPTEVWGNHFQARIAPEALNRWLSDYLQRPVQLRWQGPEPSRRVKRRPDIPLGFADGYPFLLINDTSFDDLRRRCSAGIRIEQFRPNLTVSGAEAYAEDSWQTVRVGEVVFDVAKPCSRCVLTTVSVERGRRHPSGEPLATLQRYRTAENGDVDFGMNLIARNSGIIRAGDSVEILSTKPPRPYGAGATTESLTPQASAVKAVQIAYQGQRFTGNNQQILLEQLEQQGIRVPYSCRAGLCGCCRLTLTAGDVSPLKTSARGEDGTILACSCIPAGDIQLA